In Streptomyces sp. NBC_01717, one DNA window encodes the following:
- the cimA gene encoding citramalate synthase, which yields MTTKAKATDDSFHVFDTTLRDGAQREGINLTVADKLTIARHLDNFGVGFIEGGWPGANPRDTEFFARAQQEIEFKNAELVAFGATRRAGGKASEDPQVKALLESGAPVITLVAKSHDRHVELALRTTLDENLEMVRDTVSHLREQGRRVFVDCEHFFDGYRANPEYAKDVVRAASEAGADVVILCDTNGGMLPAQVQAVVSTVLADTGARLGIHAQDDTGCAVANTLAAVDAGATHVQCTANGYGERVGNANLFPVVAALELKYGKAVLPDGALADMTRISHAIAEVVNLTPSTHQPYVGVSAFAHKAGLHASAIKVDPDLYQHIDPALVGNTMRMLVSDMAGRASIELKGKELGIDLGGDRELIGRVVERVKERELKGYTYEAADASFELLLRAEAEGRVRRYFRTESWRAIVEDRPDGSHANEATVKLWAKGERLVATAEGNGPVNALDRALRVALERIYPQLAKLELVDYKVRILEGRTGTESTTRVLITTGDGTGDWATVGVAENVIAASWQALEDAYTYGLLRAGVEPTE from the coding sequence ATGACCACCAAGGCCAAGGCCACCGATGACAGCTTCCATGTCTTCGACACCACACTGCGCGACGGTGCACAGCGTGAAGGCATCAACCTGACGGTCGCGGACAAGCTGACCATTGCCCGGCACCTGGACAACTTCGGCGTGGGCTTCATCGAGGGCGGCTGGCCCGGAGCCAACCCCCGCGACACGGAGTTCTTCGCCCGCGCCCAGCAGGAGATCGAGTTCAAGAACGCCGAGCTGGTCGCCTTCGGCGCGACCCGCAGGGCGGGCGGCAAGGCCTCCGAGGACCCGCAGGTCAAGGCGTTGCTGGAGTCGGGTGCCCCGGTGATCACGCTGGTCGCCAAGTCGCACGACCGCCATGTGGAACTCGCCCTGCGCACCACGCTCGACGAGAACCTGGAGATGGTCCGCGACACCGTCTCCCACCTGCGCGAGCAGGGCCGCCGGGTCTTCGTCGACTGCGAGCACTTCTTCGACGGTTACCGCGCCAATCCCGAGTACGCCAAGGACGTCGTCCGGGCGGCCTCCGAGGCCGGCGCCGATGTCGTCATCCTCTGCGACACCAACGGCGGGATGCTCCCCGCCCAGGTCCAGGCCGTCGTCTCCACCGTCCTCGCCGACACCGGCGCCCGGCTCGGCATCCACGCCCAGGACGACACCGGCTGCGCGGTCGCCAACACCCTGGCCGCCGTCGACGCGGGCGCGACGCACGTCCAGTGCACCGCGAACGGCTACGGCGAGCGGGTCGGCAACGCCAACCTCTTCCCCGTCGTCGCCGCCCTGGAACTGAAGTACGGCAAGGCCGTCCTCCCCGACGGCGCACTCGCCGACATGACCCGCATCTCGCACGCCATCGCCGAGGTCGTCAACCTCACGCCCTCCACGCACCAGCCCTATGTGGGTGTCTCCGCCTTCGCCCACAAGGCCGGGCTGCACGCCTCCGCCATCAAGGTCGACCCGGACCTCTACCAGCACATCGACCCGGCGCTGGTCGGCAACACCATGCGGATGCTCGTCTCCGACATGGCGGGCCGCGCCTCCATCGAGCTCAAGGGCAAGGAGCTCGGCATCGACCTCGGGGGCGACCGCGAGCTCATCGGGCGCGTCGTCGAGCGGGTCAAGGAGCGCGAGCTCAAGGGCTACACGTACGAGGCCGCCGACGCCTCCTTCGAACTGCTGCTGCGCGCCGAGGCCGAGGGCCGGGTGCGCCGCTACTTCCGTACGGAGTCCTGGCGCGCGATCGTCGAGGACCGCCCCGACGGCAGCCACGCCAACGAGGCGACCGTGAAGCTCTGGGCCAAGGGTGAGCGTCTCGTCGCCACGGCCGAGGGCAACGGCCCGGTCAACGCACTCGACCGGGCGCTGCGCGTCGCCCTGGAGCGGATCTATCCGCAGCTGGCCAAGTTGGAGCTGGTCGACTACAAGGTCCGCATCCTGGAGGGCCGCACCGGCACCGAGTCCACCACCCGGGTGCTCATCACCACGGGCGACGGCACCGGCGACTGGGCGACCGTCGGCGTCGCGGAGAACGTCATCGCGGCGTCCTGGCAGGCGCTGGAGGACGCGTACACCTACGGCCTGCTGCGGGCCGGGGTCGAGCCCACGGAGTAG
- a CDS encoding MFS transporter yields the protein MGREQWKKIWVGSAGNMVEWFDWFVYATFAVYFADSFFPEGNETANLMNTMGIFAVGFFMRPVGGWLLGRIGDRRGRKAALTLTVTLMSASAILIAIAPTYAVAGYGGVAVLLVARLLQGLSVGGEYAASATYLTEASAPHRRGFASSFQYVSMTAGQLVGLGLQIVLQRNMSDAALHSWGWRIPFVVGALGAAIVFYLRRSMLETEVYAESGAAAEQDRGTLKALWKHKREAFLVMALTMGGTVAYYTYTTYLTKFLSKSAGMEKSTASLVSFCALFVFMCIQPLAGMVSDRVGRRPLLITFAVGSTFLTVPIMTMLKNAGTFWPAFGLALLALVVVTGYTSINACVKAELFPTGIRALGVALPYALANALFGGTAEYVALWFKDAGIESGFYWYVAGCAAVSLVVYLTMRETRDIDLGRVGAADPKTGQATEQSGATSVTPAS from the coding sequence ATGGGACGAGAGCAGTGGAAGAAAATCTGGGTCGGCTCCGCCGGCAACATGGTCGAGTGGTTCGACTGGTTCGTGTACGCGACCTTCGCGGTCTACTTCGCGGACTCGTTCTTCCCCGAAGGCAATGAGACCGCGAATCTCATGAACACCATGGGCATCTTCGCCGTCGGCTTCTTCATGCGGCCGGTCGGCGGCTGGCTGCTCGGCCGGATCGGTGACCGCAGGGGACGCAAGGCCGCGCTGACCCTCACCGTCACCCTCATGTCGGCCTCCGCGATCCTCATCGCCATCGCGCCGACCTACGCCGTGGCGGGGTACGGCGGCGTGGCCGTCCTGCTGGTGGCCCGGCTCCTCCAGGGCCTCTCGGTCGGCGGCGAGTACGCAGCCAGCGCCACCTACCTCACCGAGGCGTCCGCACCCCACCGGCGCGGCTTCGCCTCCAGCTTCCAGTACGTGTCCATGACCGCCGGACAGCTCGTCGGCCTCGGCCTGCAGATCGTCCTGCAGCGCAACATGTCCGACGCGGCGCTGCACAGCTGGGGCTGGCGCATCCCGTTCGTCGTCGGTGCGCTCGGCGCGGCCATCGTCTTCTATCTGCGCCGCTCCATGCTGGAGACCGAGGTGTACGCCGAGTCCGGCGCGGCCGCCGAGCAGGACCGGGGCACGCTGAAGGCGCTGTGGAAGCACAAGCGCGAGGCGTTCCTGGTGATGGCGCTGACCATGGGCGGGACCGTCGCGTACTACACGTACACGACATACCTCACCAAGTTCCTCTCCAAGAGCGCCGGCATGGAGAAGTCCACCGCCTCGCTCGTCAGCTTCTGCGCCCTGTTCGTCTTCATGTGCATCCAGCCGCTGGCCGGCATGGTCTCCGACAGGGTCGGCCGCCGCCCGCTGCTGATCACCTTCGCCGTCGGTTCCACCTTCCTGACCGTGCCGATCATGACGATGCTCAAGAACGCGGGGACCTTCTGGCCGGCGTTCGGCCTGGCGCTGCTCGCTCTGGTCGTCGTCACCGGCTACACCTCGATCAACGCCTGTGTGAAGGCCGAGCTCTTCCCGACCGGCATCCGCGCACTCGGTGTCGCCCTCCCGTACGCCCTCGCCAACGCCCTCTTCGGCGGCACCGCCGAATATGTGGCGCTCTGGTTCAAGGACGCGGGTATCGAGTCGGGCTTCTACTGGTACGTGGCGGGCTGCGCCGCGGTCTCCCTCGTCGTCTATCTGACGATGCGCGAGACCCGCGACATCGACCTGGGCCGGGTCGGCGCGGCCGACCCGAAAACCGGGCAGGCGACGGAGCAGTCCGGGGCGACGAGCGTCACGCCCGCATCCTGA